Proteins from a genomic interval of Aureimonas sp. AU20:
- a CDS encoding trans-3-hydroxy-L-proline dehydratase produces the protein MRSVKTIHVISAHAEGEVGDVIVGGVAPPPGDTLWAQSRFIASDNVLRNFVLNEPRGGVFRHVNLLVPPKDPRADAAFIIMEPEDTPPMSGSNSICVATVLLDGGILPMQEPETHLLLEAPGGLVPVRAECRDGKAQRIFVENLPSFADKLGASLDVPGLGTLTVDTAYGGDSFVIVDAESLGFKLVPEEAHEIARLGVRITKAADEQLGFHHPENPDWRHFSFCLFAGRVTRGETGLRAGAAVAIRPGKVDRSPTGTALSARMAVLHARGEMTEQDSLTAVSLIGSTFTGRILGPAKVGTRPAIRPEISGRGWITGIHQHMLDPADPWPEGYRLSDTWGAR, from the coding sequence ATGCGCAGCGTGAAGACCATCCACGTCATCTCGGCCCATGCGGAAGGCGAGGTCGGCGATGTCATCGTCGGCGGCGTCGCGCCGCCGCCGGGCGACACGCTCTGGGCGCAGAGCCGCTTCATCGCCAGCGACAATGTCTTGCGCAACTTCGTGCTCAACGAGCCGCGCGGCGGCGTTTTCCGCCACGTGAACCTCCTGGTGCCGCCGAAGGACCCGCGCGCCGACGCGGCCTTCATCATCATGGAGCCGGAGGACACGCCGCCCATGTCGGGCTCCAACTCGATCTGCGTGGCGACCGTGCTTCTCGACGGCGGCATCCTGCCCATGCAAGAGCCCGAGACGCATCTTCTCCTAGAGGCGCCGGGCGGTCTCGTGCCGGTGCGCGCCGAATGCCGGGACGGCAAGGCCCAGCGCATCTTCGTGGAGAACCTGCCGAGCTTCGCCGACAAGCTCGGCGCCTCGCTGGACGTGCCGGGCCTCGGCACGCTCACCGTCGACACCGCCTATGGCGGCGACAGTTTCGTGATCGTGGACGCCGAAAGCCTCGGCTTCAAGCTGGTGCCCGAGGAGGCGCACGAGATCGCCCGGCTCGGCGTGCGCATCACGAAAGCGGCCGACGAGCAGCTCGGCTTCCACCACCCGGAGAACCCGGACTGGCGCCATTTCTCCTTCTGCCTCTTCGCCGGGCGCGTGACGCGCGGCGAGACAGGCCTTCGCGCCGGAGCGGCGGTCGCCATCCGGCCGGGCAAGGTCGACCGCTCGCCCACCGGCACCGCGCTCTCGGCCCGCATGGCCGTGCTCCATGCGCGGGGCGAGATGACGGAACAGGACAGTCTGACGGCGGTCTCGCTGATCGGCTCGACCTTCACCGGCCGCATTCTCGGCCCGGCGAAGGTGGGCACCCGCCCCGCTATCCGCCCGGAAATCTCCGGCCGAGGCTGGATCACCGGCATCCACCAGCACATGCTCGACCCCGCCGACCCCTGGCCCGAAGGCTACCGCCTCAGTGACACCTGGGGCGCGCGGTAG
- the lhpI gene encoding cis-3-hydroxy-L-proline dehydratase, with protein MSGPALAVLEGRAEGPVLALSEPLSFWGGVDPATGRIIDVHHPAHGATVSGTVLMMPTSRGSCTGSGVLLDLVLGGRAPAALVFAGPEDVLTLGAVVAAELFGHALPVFRVAEPAYAALAKAGHARLGPDGIEAEGLALPVEPLSGVDLALSEGDRACLAGERGEAARQAMRILTVLARQQGAERLIDVTRAHIDGCIYASPANLIFAETMERLGAKVAIPTTMNAISVDRENWERQGVEPGFGGPAARLADSYVRMGARPSFTCAPYLLADAPDAGEAIGWSESNAVIYANSVLGARTAKHPDFLDLCIALTGRAPLAGPYLDAPRRAARILDFETPTNLRDAGIGDGFWPLAGYLAGLASPDRVPLLTGLDRLKPTPDDLKALCAAFGTTSAAPMLHVEGVTPEARGAALPEADRVAITLADLAGAWARLNAGPEAVELVALGSPHASLAECRALAVALDGRRCAQGVSVIVTAGRDVIAEAWAEGTLARLMASGVTVFPDLCWCSISRPVFPTEARTVLTNSGKYAHYGPGLSGCAVRLGTLSDCVEAALTGRAPARLPPWLG; from the coding sequence ATGAGCGGTCCGGCCCTCGCCGTCCTGGAAGGCCGGGCCGAGGGCCCGGTTCTCGCTCTCTCCGAGCCCCTGAGCTTCTGGGGCGGCGTCGATCCGGCGACGGGGCGGATCATCGACGTGCACCATCCCGCGCACGGCGCCACCGTTTCCGGCACGGTGCTGATGATGCCGACGAGCCGGGGCTCCTGCACCGGCTCGGGCGTGCTGCTCGACCTCGTGCTGGGAGGTCGCGCCCCGGCGGCGCTGGTCTTCGCCGGGCCGGAGGATGTGCTCACCCTCGGCGCGGTGGTCGCGGCCGAACTCTTCGGGCACGCCCTGCCGGTGTTCCGTGTGGCGGAGCCGGCCTATGCCGCGCTGGCCAAGGCCGGGCACGCGCGGCTCGGGCCGGACGGCATCGAGGCGGAGGGGCTGGCGCTTCCCGTGGAGCCGCTGTCCGGCGTGGACCTGGCCCTGTCGGAGGGCGACCGCGCGTGTCTGGCCGGCGAACGGGGGGAGGCGGCGCGACAGGCCATGCGCATCCTCACCGTGCTGGCGCGCCAGCAGGGCGCGGAGCGGCTGATCGACGTCACGCGCGCCCATATCGACGGCTGCATCTATGCCAGCCCCGCCAATCTCATCTTCGCCGAGACGATGGAGCGGCTCGGCGCGAAGGTCGCGATCCCGACCACGATGAACGCCATTTCGGTGGACCGCGAGAACTGGGAGCGGCAGGGCGTCGAGCCCGGCTTCGGTGGCCCGGCCGCAAGGCTCGCCGACAGCTATGTGCGCATGGGCGCCCGGCCGAGCTTCACCTGCGCGCCCTATCTCCTCGCCGATGCGCCGGACGCGGGCGAGGCGATCGGCTGGTCGGAATCCAACGCCGTGATCTATGCCAATTCCGTGCTCGGCGCGCGCACCGCGAAGCATCCCGACTTTCTCGACCTCTGCATCGCGCTGACCGGCCGCGCGCCGCTGGCCGGCCCCTATCTCGACGCGCCGCGCCGGGCTGCGCGCATCCTCGACTTCGAAACCCCGACGAACCTTCGGGACGCTGGGATCGGTGACGGGTTCTGGCCGCTGGCCGGCTATCTCGCCGGGCTCGCCTCGCCGGACCGCGTCCCGCTGCTTACCGGCCTGGATCGGTTGAAGCCCACGCCGGACGATCTGAAGGCGCTCTGCGCGGCCTTCGGCACGACCTCCGCCGCCCCCATGCTGCATGTCGAGGGCGTGACGCCCGAGGCGCGCGGGGCCGCGCTGCCGGAGGCCGACCGGGTCGCGATCACGTTAGCCGATCTCGCCGGCGCCTGGGCGCGGCTGAATGCCGGGCCGGAGGCGGTGGAACTCGTCGCCCTCGGCAGCCCGCACGCCTCGCTCGCCGAATGCCGCGCCCTGGCCGTGGCCCTCGATGGCCGGCGCTGCGCGCAAGGCGTGTCCGTCATCGTCACCGCCGGGCGGGATGTGATCGCCGAGGCGTGGGCCGAGGGCACGCTGGCCCGGCTCATGGCGAGCGGCGTCACGGTCTTCCCCGATCTCTGCTGGTGCTCGATCTCGCGGCCGGTCTTCCCGACCGAGGCGCGCACCGTGCTCACCAATTCGGGCAAATACGCCCATTACGGGCCGGGCCTGTCGGGCTGCGCGGTGCGCCTCGGCACGTTGTCGGATTGCGTGGAGGCCGCGCTCACCGGCCGCGCGCCCGCGCGCCTGCCGCCCTGGCTCGGCTGA
- a CDS encoding 4-hydroxyproline epimerase → MANHTFSCLDGHTCGNPVRLVSGGGPILKGETMLEKRAHFLAEYDWIRTGLMFEPRGHDMMSGSILYPPTRPDCDVAVLFIETSGCLPMCGHGTIGTITMAIENGLIQPREPGRLSIDAPAGKVDITYRQEGRFVEEVRLTNVPGFLYAEGLSAEVEGLGEIVVDVAYGGNFYAIVEPQKNFRDMADFTAGELVGFSPKLRAALNAKYEFVHPEHPEIQGLSHIQWTGAPTVEGAHARNAVFYGEKAIDRSPCGTGTSARMAQLAAKGKLSVGDEFVHESIIGSLFKGRVEAATTVANRAAIIPSIAGWARQTGINTIFIDDRDPFAHGFVVK, encoded by the coding sequence ATGGCCAACCACACCTTCTCCTGTCTCGACGGCCACACCTGCGGCAATCCGGTCCGCCTCGTTTCGGGCGGCGGCCCGATCCTCAAGGGCGAGACCATGCTGGAAAAGCGCGCCCATTTCCTCGCCGAATACGACTGGATCCGCACCGGCCTGATGTTCGAGCCGCGCGGCCACGACATGATGTCGGGCTCGATCCTCTATCCGCCGACGCGGCCCGACTGCGACGTCGCCGTGCTCTTCATCGAGACCTCCGGCTGCCTGCCCATGTGCGGCCACGGCACGATCGGCACGATCACCATGGCGATCGAGAACGGGCTGATCCAGCCGCGCGAGCCGGGCCGTCTGTCGATCGACGCGCCCGCCGGCAAGGTGGACATCACCTATCGCCAGGAAGGCCGCTTCGTGGAGGAGGTTCGCCTCACCAACGTGCCGGGCTTCCTTTATGCCGAGGGCCTGAGCGCCGAGGTCGAGGGCCTGGGCGAGATCGTGGTGGACGTCGCCTATGGCGGCAATTTCTACGCCATCGTCGAGCCGCAGAAGAACTTCCGCGACATGGCGGACTTCACGGCCGGCGAGCTCGTCGGCTTCTCGCCCAAGCTGCGCGCCGCGCTGAACGCCAAGTACGAGTTCGTCCATCCCGAGCATCCCGAAATCCAGGGGCTCAGCCATATCCAGTGGACCGGCGCGCCGACCGTGGAGGGCGCACATGCCCGTAATGCCGTGTTCTACGGCGAGAAGGCGATCGACCGCTCGCCTTGCGGCACCGGTACCTCGGCGCGCATGGCGCAGCTCGCCGCCAAGGGCAAGCTGTCCGTCGGCGACGAGTTCGTCCACGAATCCATCATCGGCTCGCTGTTCAAGGGCCGGGTCGAGGCGGCGACCACCGTCGCCAACCGCGCCGCGATCATTCCCTCGATCGCCGGCTGGGCGCGCCAGACCGGCATCAACACGATCTTCATCGACGATCGCGACCCGTTCGCGCATGGCTTCGTCGTGAAATGA
- a CDS encoding NAD(P)/FAD-dependent oxidoreductase: MTASSSHEPGTVVIGAGVVGLSAALALQARGLAVTVLDREGPAAGASAGNAGAFAFTDILPLASPGILKKAPRWLLDPLGPLSVPPRYAARIAPWMWLFWRACQPARVEAATTAQTALMDLSKVELEPFLAATGTLAMLRKEGNLQVYESQSEVDASLPGWQAREAHGIEFHHMDAAEMAAIQPGLSPRFTHGTFTPGWFSIVDPKDYVLALAERFVQGGGRIERAGVTALRPEGEGVAIETSAGPRRAASVVLAAGAFSHHLARTLGERIPLETERGYNTTLPAGAFDLRTQVTFGGHGFVVTRLTSGIRVGGAVELGGLALPPNFARSEAMLTKARSFLPGLNAEGGQQWMGFRPSLPDSLPAIGRSRASARVTYAFGHGHLGLTQSAGTARIVADLVTGAAPAIDLTPFSPHRF; encoded by the coding sequence ATGACGGCATCTTCTTCCCATGAGCCCGGCACGGTCGTGATCGGCGCGGGCGTCGTCGGCCTGTCCGCCGCGTTGGCGCTGCAGGCGCGCGGGCTCGCCGTCACCGTGCTCGACCGCGAAGGGCCGGCGGCCGGCGCCTCGGCGGGCAATGCCGGCGCCTTCGCCTTTACCGACATCCTGCCGCTCGCCTCGCCCGGCATCCTCAAAAAGGCGCCGCGCTGGCTGCTCGACCCGCTGGGGCCGCTCAGCGTGCCGCCGCGCTATGCCGCCCGCATCGCGCCCTGGATGTGGCTGTTCTGGCGCGCCTGCCAGCCGGCGCGGGTTGAAGCTGCGACAACCGCGCAGACCGCGCTGATGGACCTCTCCAAGGTCGAGCTGGAGCCCTTCCTCGCGGCCACCGGCACGCTCGCCATGCTGCGCAAGGAAGGCAATCTCCAGGTCTACGAGAGCCAGTCCGAAGTCGACGCCTCGCTGCCGGGCTGGCAGGCGAGGGAGGCGCACGGCATCGAATTCCATCACATGGACGCCGCCGAGATGGCGGCGATCCAGCCCGGCCTGTCGCCCCGCTTCACCCATGGCACGTTCACGCCCGGCTGGTTCTCCATCGTCGACCCAAAGGATTACGTGCTGGCGCTGGCCGAGCGCTTCGTTCAAGGCGGCGGGCGGATCGAGCGGGCCGGCGTCACGGCTCTGCGGCCGGAGGGCGAGGGCGTCGCGATCGAGACTTCGGCCGGGCCGCGCCGGGCTGCCAGCGTCGTGCTCGCGGCCGGCGCCTTTTCGCACCATCTCGCCCGCACGCTGGGCGAGCGCATTCCGCTGGAAACCGAGCGCGGCTACAACACGACGCTTCCGGCGGGCGCCTTCGACCTGCGCACGCAGGTCACCTTCGGCGGCCACGGCTTCGTGGTGACGCGGCTCACCAGCGGCATCCGCGTCGGCGGCGCGGTGGAGCTCGGCGGCCTCGCCCTGCCGCCCAATTTCGCCCGGTCGGAGGCGATGCTGACAAAGGCGCGGAGCTTCCTGCCGGGCCTGAACGCCGAGGGCGGCCAGCAGTGGATGGGCTTTCGCCCCTCGCTGCCCGACTCGCTACCGGCGATCGGCCGCTCGCGCGCCAGCGCCCGCGTCACCTACGCCTTCGGCCACGGCCATCTCGGCCTGACCCAGTCGGCCGGCACGGCGCGGATCGTCGCCGATCTCGTCACCGGCGCCGCGCCCGCCATCGATCTGACACCCTTCTCGCCGCATCGGTTCTGA
- a CDS encoding amino acid ABC transporter ATP-binding protein encodes MIEIRNVRKSFGPLEVLKGIDLTVAKGEVLTIIGGSGSGKSTLLTCINGLEPIDSGSILLDGTEVHAKGTNLDKLRRKVGIVFQQWNAFPHLTVLENVMLAPRKVLGLSKPEAEAIAVKQLGHVGLGEKLNVYPARLSGGQQQRMAIARALAMAPEYMLFDEVTSALDPMLVGEVLDTLRMLASEGMTMICVTHEMKFAREVSDRVAFFHQGVMAEIAPPTELFDAPQHPETRTFLAATH; translated from the coding sequence ATGATTGAGATCCGCAACGTGCGCAAATCCTTCGGGCCGCTGGAGGTCCTGAAGGGCATCGACCTCACGGTGGCCAAGGGCGAGGTGCTCACCATCATCGGCGGCTCGGGCTCGGGCAAGTCGACGCTGCTCACCTGCATCAACGGGCTGGAGCCGATCGATTCGGGCTCCATCCTGCTCGACGGCACCGAGGTTCACGCCAAGGGCACCAATCTCGACAAGCTGCGCCGCAAGGTCGGCATCGTGTTCCAGCAGTGGAACGCCTTCCCGCATCTCACCGTGCTCGAAAACGTCATGCTGGCGCCGCGCAAGGTGCTGGGCCTGTCCAAGCCCGAGGCCGAGGCGATCGCGGTGAAGCAGCTCGGCCATGTCGGCCTCGGCGAAAAGCTGAACGTCTATCCCGCCCGCCTTTCGGGCGGGCAGCAGCAGCGCATGGCGATCGCCCGCGCACTCGCCATGGCGCCGGAATACATGCTGTTCGACGAAGTGACCTCGGCGCTCGACCCGATGCTGGTGGGCGAGGTGCTGGACACGCTGCGCATGCTCGCCTCCGAGGGCATGACCATGATCTGCGTCACGCACGAGATGAAGTTCGCGCGCGAAGTGTCGGACCGCGTCGCCTTCTTCCACCAGGGCGTCATGGCCGAGATCGCCCCGCCCACTGAGCTCTTCGATGCGCCCCAGCACCCGGAAACCCGAACCTTCCTGGCGGCGACGCACTGA
- a CDS encoding amino acid ABC transporter permease, protein MFTTALTVNDLLFLAKGAGMTLAVTGVAVTVGTLLGILFGVVRFQFGALWSAPLTFLLDIFRSVPLLIQLVLGNAFQSIAKLGWAPFTTSCVVLSLYTAAYCTEIVRGAMGSVPATTRRAGRSLGLTWGQDIRYIVAPLATRIALPSWIGLTLGVMKDSALVLWLGLIELLRASQILVTRLQEPLFILMICGLIYFLLSFPVARLGSYLERRWSPHD, encoded by the coding sequence ATGTTCACCACGGCCCTCACGGTCAACGATCTTCTCTTTCTCGCCAAAGGCGCGGGCATGACGCTGGCGGTGACAGGGGTCGCCGTCACGGTCGGCACGCTGCTCGGCATCCTGTTCGGCGTCGTGCGCTTTCAGTTCGGCGCGCTCTGGTCGGCGCCGCTCACCTTCCTGCTCGACATCTTCCGCTCGGTGCCGCTCCTCATCCAGCTGGTGCTCGGCAACGCCTTCCAGTCCATCGCCAAGCTCGGCTGGGCGCCCTTCACCACGTCCTGCGTCGTGCTCTCGCTCTACACGGCGGCCTACTGCACCGAGATCGTGCGCGGCGCCATGGGCTCGGTGCCGGCCACCACGCGGCGCGCCGGTCGCTCGCTCGGCCTCACCTGGGGCCAGGACATCCGCTATATCGTGGCGCCGCTGGCCACCCGCATCGCCCTGCCGTCCTGGATCGGGCTGACGCTGGGCGTGATGAAGGATTCGGCCCTGGTGCTTTGGCTCGGCCTGATCGAGCTCCTGCGCGCCTCGCAGATCCTCGTCACACGGCTGCAGGAGCCGCTCTTCATCCTGATGATCTGCGGCCTCATCTACTTCCTCCTGAGCTTTCCCGTCGCACGGCTCGGGTCCTATCTCGAAAGGCGCTGGTCCCCCCATGATTGA
- a CDS encoding amino acid ABC transporter permease codes for MFNYTFRWNQALQALPQMLNGALVTLEIALLSMAIGLVCAVALTLFRRSDSRILKGFAATWVEVARNTPALFQIYMAHFGLGAFGVHLSPFTSLLAGIAFNNAGYLSENFRGALKAIPDTQARAGRSLGLTSLQAFRYILLPQMLRIAFLPATNQMVWAILMTSLGVTVGMNTDLAGVTQALNAKSFRTFEFFAIAAVIYYVIAKVVTLAARALAWRLFRS; via the coding sequence ATGTTCAACTACACATTCCGCTGGAACCAGGCGCTGCAGGCCCTGCCGCAGATGCTGAACGGCGCCCTGGTGACGCTTGAGATCGCGCTCCTGTCCATGGCGATCGGCCTGGTCTGCGCCGTCGCGCTCACCCTCTTCCGGCGTTCCGACAGCCGCATCCTGAAGGGCTTCGCCGCGACCTGGGTGGAGGTGGCGCGCAACACGCCGGCCCTGTTCCAGATCTACATGGCGCATTTCGGCCTCGGCGCCTTCGGCGTCCATCTCAGCCCCTTCACCTCGCTGCTCGCCGGCATCGCCTTCAACAATGCCGGCTATCTCTCGGAGAACTTCCGCGGCGCGCTGAAAGCCATTCCCGACACGCAGGCCCGCGCCGGTCGCTCGCTCGGCCTCACGTCGCTCCAGGCCTTCCGCTACATCCTCCTGCCGCAGATGCTGCGCATCGCCTTCCTGCCGGCCACCAACCAGATGGTCTGGGCGATCCTCATGACCTCGCTCGGCGTCACGGTGGGCATGAACACGGATCTGGCCGGCGTCACCCAGGCGCTGAACGCCAAGTCCTTCCGCACCTTCGAGTTCTTCGCGATCGCCGCCGTCATCTACTACGTCATCGCCAAGGTGGTGACGCTGGCCGCCCGGGCGCTCGCCTGGCGCCTGTTCCGGTCCTGA
- a CDS encoding ABC transporter substrate-binding protein encodes MTIKALALSLMAAAAIVAPAKADKLDDIIASGTLRCAVVLDFPPMGSRDAANNPVGFDVDYCNDLAKVLGVTAEIVETPFPERIPALMSGRVDVGVASTSDTLERAKTVGMTIPYFAFEMAVTANEKSGVKSFEDMKGKTVGATAGTYEAIALEAQVKTWGSGEFRPYQTQADVFLALSQGQIDATVSTSTVAQANVKTGNFPGIAVVGKAPFDIDYVSLFTNREEYGLINYLNLFINQQVRTGRYKELYAKWVGGEAPNLTVPGVYR; translated from the coding sequence ATGACAATCAAGGCACTCGCGCTCAGCCTGATGGCGGCCGCCGCAATCGTCGCACCGGCCAAGGCCGACAAGCTGGACGACATCATCGCGTCGGGTACGCTGCGCTGCGCCGTCGTTCTCGACTTCCCGCCCATGGGCTCGCGCGATGCCGCGAACAACCCGGTCGGCTTCGACGTCGATTATTGCAACGATCTCGCCAAGGTCCTCGGCGTCACCGCCGAGATCGTCGAGACGCCCTTTCCCGAGCGCATCCCGGCCCTGATGTCGGGCCGCGTCGATGTCGGCGTCGCCTCCACCTCCGACACGCTGGAGCGCGCCAAGACGGTCGGCATGACCATTCCCTATTTCGCCTTCGAGATGGCGGTGACGGCGAACGAGAAGTCCGGCGTCAAGTCCTTCGAGGACATGAAGGGCAAGACGGTGGGCGCCACCGCCGGCACCTACGAGGCGATCGCTCTGGAAGCGCAGGTCAAGACCTGGGGCTCGGGCGAGTTCCGCCCCTACCAGACGCAGGCCGACGTCTTCCTGGCGCTGAGCCAGGGCCAGATCGACGCCACCGTCTCCACATCCACCGTGGCGCAGGCCAATGTGAAGACCGGCAACTTCCCCGGCATCGCCGTGGTCGGCAAGGCGCCCTTCGACATCGACTATGTCTCGCTCTTCACCAACCGCGAAGAGTATGGCCTGATCAACTATCTCAACCTGTTCATCAACCAGCAGGTCCGCACCGGCCGCTACAAGGAACTCTACGCCAAGTGGGTCGGCGGCGAGGCCCCGAACCTCACGGTGCCCGGCGTCTATCGCTGA
- a CDS encoding Ldh family oxidoreductase, which yields MTSDPASLPIDALFARVEAIFRRGGLNAVQSGALARVIVAGERDACKSHGIYRIEGALRTVKAGKVNAEAMPELAPDDGSAIIRVNARGGFANPAFELGLPHLAERAQRLGMAALVINDCTHFSALWPEVEAVTAHGLAALALCPSYATVAPAGGTKPLLGTNPFAFGWPRSGSDPYVFDFATSVAARGEIELKRRAGEKLPEGWAVDADGRSTRDPEAALAGAMLTFGGHKGSAISTMIELLAGIMIGDLTSLESLRQLGSTNLSPSHGELILAFSPERFAAGREGEPFARAETLFEAILGQGARLPSQRRFAARARAEAEGIALSEAERTQLDRLAAEGLDAITL from the coding sequence ATGACAAGCGATCCCGCCTCCCTGCCGATCGACGCGCTGTTCGCCCGCGTGGAGGCGATCTTCCGGCGCGGCGGGCTGAACGCCGTCCAGAGCGGCGCGCTGGCGCGGGTCATCGTGGCGGGCGAGCGGGACGCCTGCAAGTCGCACGGCATCTACCGGATCGAAGGCGCGCTGCGCACGGTGAAAGCCGGCAAGGTGAACGCCGAGGCCATGCCGGAACTGGCGCCCGACGACGGCTCGGCGATTATTCGGGTCAACGCGCGCGGCGGTTTCGCCAACCCCGCCTTCGAGCTCGGCCTGCCGCATCTGGCTGAGCGCGCCCAGCGGCTCGGGATGGCCGCGCTCGTCATCAACGACTGCACGCATTTCTCGGCGCTGTGGCCGGAGGTCGAGGCGGTGACCGCCCATGGGCTGGCCGCGCTCGCGCTCTGCCCGAGCTATGCCACGGTGGCGCCGGCGGGCGGCACCAAGCCGCTGCTGGGCACCAATCCCTTCGCCTTCGGCTGGCCGCGCTCCGGCAGCGATCCTTACGTGTTCGATTTCGCCACCTCGGTCGCCGCGCGCGGCGAGATCGAGCTGAAGCGCCGGGCGGGCGAGAAGCTGCCGGAGGGCTGGGCGGTGGACGCGGATGGCCGGTCGACGCGCGACCCGGAAGCCGCGCTCGCCGGCGCCATGCTGACCTTCGGCGGCCACAAGGGTTCGGCGATCTCCACCATGATCGAGCTTCTGGCCGGTATCATGATCGGCGATCTCACGAGTCTGGAGTCCCTGCGCCAGCTCGGCTCCACCAATCTTTCGCCGAGCCATGGCGAGTTGATCCTCGCCTTCTCGCCGGAGCGCTTCGCGGCCGGGCGGGAGGGCGAACCCTTCGCGCGGGCCGAAACGCTGTTCGAGGCGATCCTCGGCCAGGGCGCCCGCCTGCCCTCGCAGCGCCGCTTCGCCGCCCGCGCCAGGGCCGAGGCAGAGGGCATCGCCTTGAGCGAGGCGGAACGGACGCAGCTCGACCGGCTGGCCGCCGAGGGGCTGGACGCGATCACGCTCTGA
- a CDS encoding dihydrodipicolinate synthase family protein, producing the protein MTASIFSGVIPALMTPCKADRTPDYDALVKKGQELIAAGMSAVVYCGSMGDWPLLTDEQRMEGVARLAAAGIPVIVGTGAVNTATAVAHAAHAQKAGAKGLMVIPRVLSRGSVIAAQRAHFKAILAAAPELPAVIYNSPYYGFATRADLFFALRAEHPNLVGFKEFGGPDDLRYAAETITSRADEVTLMIGVDTAVVHGFVNCGATGAITGIGNVLPREVIQLCTLAQKAAKGDALARRQAKELEEALAVLSSFDEGPDLVLFFKHMMVLKGFAEYTLHFNESDALSESQRGYVEAQLTLFDTWYADWSKREGLAA; encoded by the coding sequence ATGACCGCATCCATCTTTTCCGGTGTCATTCCCGCCCTGATGACGCCCTGCAAGGCCGACCGGACGCCGGACTACGACGCGCTGGTCAAGAAGGGCCAGGAGCTGATCGCCGCCGGCATGTCGGCCGTGGTCTATTGCGGCTCGATGGGCGACTGGCCTCTGCTGACCGACGAGCAGCGCATGGAAGGCGTCGCGCGTCTGGCGGCGGCCGGCATTCCCGTGATCGTCGGCACCGGCGCGGTGAACACGGCGACCGCCGTCGCCCACGCCGCGCACGCCCAGAAGGCCGGCGCCAAGGGCCTCATGGTCATTCCGCGCGTCCTGTCGCGCGGCTCGGTGATCGCGGCCCAGCGCGCCCATTTCAAGGCGATCCTCGCCGCCGCGCCCGAGCTTCCCGCCGTGATCTACAACAGCCCCTATTACGGCTTCGCCACGCGCGCCGATCTCTTCTTCGCGCTGCGCGCCGAGCATCCCAATCTCGTCGGCTTCAAGGAGTTCGGCGGGCCGGACGACCTGCGCTACGCCGCCGAAACGATCACCAGCCGCGCCGACGAGGTCACGCTGATGATCGGCGTCGACACGGCCGTGGTGCACGGCTTCGTCAATTGCGGCGCGACGGGCGCCATCACCGGCATCGGCAACGTTCTGCCGCGCGAAGTGATCCAGCTCTGCACCCTGGCGCAGAAGGCCGCCAAGGGCGATGCGCTGGCCCGTCGGCAGGCCAAGGAGCTGGAAGAAGCGCTGGCCGTCCTGTCCTCCTTCGACGAAGGGCCGGACCTCGTTCTCTTCTTCAAGCACATGATGGTGCTGAAGGGCTTTGCGGAATACACGCTGCACTTCAACGAGAGCGACGCGCTCAGCGAAAGCCAGCGCGGCTATGTCGAAGCGCAGCTGACGCTCTTCGACACCTGGTATGCCGACTGGTCGAAGCGCGAAGGCCTCGCGGCCTGA
- a CDS encoding GntR family transcriptional regulator has translation MSDAAEPPLPERKRGSGVKMVYDLLRDEILDLVLPPGSPIDEVQLAERFGMSRTPIREALVRLSGEGLVTTLPNRSAMVSNIDFLNLHAFFDALVLMYRVTTRLAAEHHKPADLETIRAEQAAFAKAVAAQDALAMIATNAAFHAAIAEAGRNPYFFALFNRLLDEGRRILRIYYESYEDRLPRQFVDEHEEMILKIAARDLAGAEHLARIHAEQIVEQVQRFFSRGGKLDVAL, from the coding sequence ATGTCCGACGCCGCCGAGCCGCCCCTTCCCGAACGCAAGCGCGGCTCCGGCGTCAAGATGGTCTACGACCTCCTGCGCGACGAGATCCTCGACCTCGTCCTGCCGCCGGGCAGCCCGATCGACGAGGTGCAACTGGCCGAGCGCTTCGGCATGTCGCGCACGCCGATCCGCGAGGCGCTGGTGCGCCTGTCGGGCGAGGGGCTGGTGACGACGCTGCCTAACCGCTCGGCCATGGTGTCCAACATCGACTTCCTGAACCTGCACGCCTTTTTCGACGCGCTGGTGCTGATGTACCGGGTGACGACGCGCCTTGCCGCCGAGCACCACAAGCCGGCGGATCTCGAGACGATCCGCGCCGAGCAGGCCGCGTTCGCGAAGGCCGTGGCCGCGCAGGACGCGCTCGCCATGATCGCCACCAACGCCGCCTTCCACGCCGCGATCGCGGAAGCGGGGCGCAATCCGTATTTCTTCGCGCTGTTCAACCGGCTGCTGGACGAAGGGCGGCGCATCCTGCGCATCTATTACGAGTCCTACGAGGACCGCCTGCCGCGCCAGTTCGTGGACGAGCACGAGGAGATGATCCTCAAGATCGCCGCGCGCGATCTGGCTGGTGCCGAGCATCTCGCCCGCATCCATGCCGAGCAGATCGTGGAGCAGGTGCAGCGCTTCTTCTCGCGTGGCGGCAAGCTCGACGTCGCTCTCTGA